AACTTGCAATTGAATTCTATTGCAGATAATGGTAGCTTATGTTTATATTGCATTGTTTGGTATTTTTTTTGTTTGTAAATGTAATTGGTTCATTGGATGTGAACAGTATCAGGATGGCATGCAATATACAAAATATTAACATCACATTGGTAAATATAAAATGATGTAAAAAATATAAGAAAGACATCaggtaaaataatattaaatgaaaaagaactaaaaaaaactgatgtgaaatagtcatttgacatcggttctgaaaagaaactcaatgtattttaagtcaaataacatcggttagagaaactgactgatgttaaacaaaaagatttaacatcggtttcgtgaagaacacccatgtcttatccatcatttcacatcgggggctaatttaaccgatgtctgatTAAACATTTCACATCGACCAACTTatctaaccgatgtctgatctagcatttcacatcggtttgttcgaaagaattttaataaatggcttttagagcttgtaggtttcatgttttaatggataaatacctcataatatactcatattcaccttaaaataatgtaatataagctgaaatttgttgcaaagacatcacatttaatcttaaaaccgatgtatagcactgtaatagacatcggctgttaaccgatgtcaaaagctaatgacatttaacatcacacacGAATacatcggttcagattttttttaacatcggttctgaaccgataTCTGATCCCGTTTTTCTAGTAGTGCAGTCTCACGCTTACCTGTAATAATTTCAGATCACAAAATATTACTGATTAATTCTCCCTGCCTATTGGCAGATCAACCTTGGTTTTGCGGCTCTAAGGGAGAGAAATGCTATTGGAAAGGTGATGATTGTTTTGGATGATCTGCATATTGTCAACTCTAAGCTTTAGTCTACTCATCTCAGTGTTGCTTGCTGCCAAAAACGATTTCCAGCCCTAGTTGATATCATGCTATGCTGCATTCCCATTCATTTCGAAAACATGTACTCATATTAAGACAAAAAATTTAATCATCTGTCCCAGTCCCAGACCTATGTACACAAGGCAGGAGCCTTTCATCAAGAATTTCTTTATTACTACTGGTTGTATCATCTATGGCCTCGTGTCTGGACTGTTGGAGTCCATCCATCGCATCTAGGACGCCACCAATATTACTGTCAGGAGGACCAACCAATGCTGCAGTGCCTCAGGTGCTCTGGAAAATGTTAGTTTGTGTCCAGGAGAGCATGGTCTTCAACGGTTAGTCggttaaataattctgtttatttGGTTTGCGGGCCTGATATATGTAtgatatttattatgattttagtgattcaaatgataccccgttaattttgatgattaaactgatatatgaccTTCAGTTGAGTGAAcattttgatatttaaccctGTATTTTTTTGATTTGGTCTGGATATAACTGGATGGGCTTGGAAATGGGCTTGACTAGACTATCAAGTTTACTACCATTGCAATCACTTCCTGTTCTGATAGCAGCGAAGTTATGGTAAAGCCCTGACAGACTACACTGTCGCTCATTAGAAACACAACCACCATTTGTTTGGATAGTGAAGCACACCTACATGCTACATAGTATTTTAGTTGTATATTCATATTCTCACATTATAAAAGTCAAAACAAATATAATCAAACTCAAATACGGTGAACGGAAAAATGTACCGAGTACAAAAATGAGGTGTAATGACTTCTCCCATCTGCATCATGGAGAAGAAATCACAAAAGCGATTCAAACAGAGGCTGTTAAACCATGGCGACCAGTGGATCCTCAACACAAACATGGCATAGAGTCATCCAAATCCAAAAATCAATATGGCAAAAGGGCGTTGCGACGAGTTATCATATTCAAACGGCACTCTGTGGACTCCGAAAAACAGGCAACTCCCCTCAACCATCAACTTATCATCAAtcaagtgtttttgcattacCCACAGTGGCAATTTTACTCAATCGTGCCAAAAGAATTTCTTACTAAATCATAAGAAATTACACTTGAACCAACCAAGTTCGAAACATCAATAAGTTCACCAAAAACAATGGTTCTATTCATTTATAAACATGTATATGCTATATAGACTAAAATTATTCAATCATCAGGTTTCCAGAATTATGTACATCAGGCAAATTCCTTTAATCTGGAATATTTTCTTTGTCGCCATTTGTTGTATCTTTGACCTCGTCTACCCATTTCTCTTATTGTCAACAGAGAAAGAGAGTCCAGGACTGCAAAGAAAATGCATTCTGTGGAGGGGAACAAAAATTTTAATATAACTGGACAAACAAACTAGTAGAACCATCACCATATGATTTCAGATCAGCTGGTCGAACCAATGCCCTGCATAAAGGGCAAGTTCTTTCTCTTTCAAACCTGTAATATCAGAAGTGCCGGTCAGTTGGTTTTCTCAATACCATGAAGGCACACACTAAGGTTTCACCACTTGCAATAGGTCATATACACAAAAAGAAACACAAGCCAATGAATGTTGAACATGGACGAACCAGCATTAACCCATACCATATGCATAATAAACTTCCCtgataaataattataaaaaaataaaaatccttGGGGAGTGCTATACTACAATTATAAAGATTGTATCATAATTCATACAGCATTATATAGACAAGTAGGCTATAATCATTTGGTTATTGCATCCTCACATTTCAAGATCAAAGTAAGCAAGAGAAAAAGTTCTTCTAGATGTCTCGGCACAACAGCATGATTATCTATCTAAGTTATGTCAGTTTGTTCTAGGAAGGTAAGAGTGACAGGGTGCATCATCGTTTAACTAACTGAAAGAGGTTTTCCTAGTCCACCTAATAGTGCATTCCTGTTAGATTTCTATTGAAAAGCCAGATTTAACAATTTTGTTAGAAGAGACATTGATGGTTCAGCATCAGCTGGTAATAATTCAGGTATATGTGTATCATAACTTAAGGAATCATGAAGGACTGTCATAGTTTCTTAGTCATAAAATGGATTATCACAATCAAGCAAAAATAACTGTAATGCTACTAGAGCATGTACTACAATTAACTGATTGAGAACTAGAGCCGGTCATATTGTACATGACACTATAATTTAGTGTTTGCAACAAGAGAGTGCACGATATGAatgtatttatatttaaatatttatatttattcatatacatatacatatatatatatattaataaattgTATGTAAATATAACTTAACAATATATATAATtgatatataaattaaaatataatattttcaATTAACAGTTTGTTATATATACTTATCTTTATTTAGAGTCATACGGAAACATGACACGAAAACCAAGCTACACGGCACGAAAATGCACGACATGACGCGAATTGCCACGTCTGTTTAGAATACTTATTGTACTCCAGCCTGCAGAGCTTCGTTATTTGATGTACTGACTTTGCATAGAGGGTCTTCAATCAAGTCAATATTTAGAAAGAAAAATAAGGTTCTTCAATAAAGCTAAATCAGCATCGTGATGAAGTATTAGCTTGATTGCATATGGAACATATCCATGAGAAATGTATGTAAATGCATATATTATTCCAAAGTTGTGCATGCATAATGTATGCTCATACTCCACTATGAACCATGTTAAACTACAAATTCTTCAAACCTACAACTACAAGATTAGCTTTATAGAATATAAGATTCACGATGAATATGAATAAGATTCAAACGAATAAGATTCACCGAAAATTATCAACGTAAAAATTAGTTTTTAAATGCATATTCTTTATACATACTTAATTTAGCAAATAAAAATAAATGTATATGCAAATttagaaaaatgaaaaatatgattcaataaagATTGAAAATAAGATTTAATAATGTGACATGAAGATAAACATAATATACTTTTGTAGGCTGACTTAAGTTTTTATTTTAACCAACCCCTATACATATAAAACACTAGATTAGATCCAATAAAAAAAATGCCAGAAACTAACCATTCCGAGACACAGTCTTCACAAAAGACATGTTTACAACGCAACAGAACTGGAACATGCATCTTTTCCTGGCAAATAGCACACAAGTCTCCTGCATCATTAACCTGAAAAAGGTAATTGACAAGCTTGCACTTAGAAAATTAGTAAGCCTGGAAAGTGCAAAACGTAATCTCTAAGGAGTCATTTATTTTAATACAAGAAACATAAGAGGTCAATACTCATATTTTAACCTTGTGAAAATCATATGAAGCATCCGTTCCTGGTTAAAGGAACAGCATATACTCAACTCAATTATCCAAAAATATTCTCGTCTGACATAACCATCAATTCATACTTAAACATGGTATTATTATTGTGAACGTTTAGTTTTCATCAGATTAATATATTAAATGTAAAATTTAGAACATTTGGCATGGAGGAAGAAAGAAGCAGTACAGACTTAAAATATGCTAGCATGTTACAACCAAATTATGTTCCTGTTTGTTATCCATAATCACACTGTCCAGGCAGCTCCTAGAATTAGCTAAAGAACTTCTGGACAATCAAACATGCAACTTAATACCTGCTCCGGTGTGGCATAAGACCCATAGTGCATTTCCTTTCGTGATAATGCTTTCAAGGCAGAGAAGAAGGATCGAACCTAAGAGAGAGATACAGTATTTAAAATCATAACTTAGCCAAAGTATTACTCAAGAAAATGAAAGACTGCTGAAAACTAACCTTTTCAACAACTGATGTTAGCTTAAAAGTTAAGTATAGCCCTGTTGTCAACGACGAAAAGAGACTTCCATAATCTTTGTTCAAAAAGAATCGGTACCAGACAGGTGTTGGCAACAATGTGCGATACAGCAGCAATGTGTACTCGACCAGAGTTAGCAGTTGACTCTGAAAGAAAGGAAATCACAAAGAAAGTTTTGTTACATTCTGTAAATTATAATGGAATTTTTTTGTGTGTCTTTCGCTTAAAAAGAGCATTAACACACTATACCTGTCTACGAAAATCATGAGCCCTGCCATTCCTGTAATACATTAGCAGAATCAATTTAAAAGCCATTGCTGCTTGCCGCACCATAGTATCTGGAGAGTTATAAGTTTCAAAAAGTAAGAACTATGGACATAACAAGTTACGGTCAACAAAGAATAGTCATACAAATCATACAATAGGTAACCAAAGAAACTAAAAGCAAACAAACATAGATGTAGCTACTGTGTCTGACACAGATGTATGTAACGAAATACAATTTGGGAAAGGTGACGCCACATATATTGCACTGGTAAATGCCAAAATAAAAATATACGATCAACTAAAACTGCAAAACTGATCTGGAACAAGTCATTTCCAGAACATTTCAGCCATCTATGAGGAGTTAAATGGTGCAACTACTTCATAGATATTCTACACAATTATAAACTTTTTAACAGATTTTATTTAACGAGTCCATTTACTTCCTTTCAATCGTACATGAACTGATGAACATGAGTGCAATTTTCATTAGCAATCCAGAAAGATATGCCTGTATCTACAGCTATCACACTCAATTGTATTTTATGTAAATATACCGTGAAAAAAAAGAGAGAGTATTGATACCATTGACTAGAACTGCAAAAATAGCATGCCAAAACGGTGGTATTGCTTTTGGAGGAACCATGATTAATGGGTTTAAAATATCGTCATTCCAGTACCACCATAAATATCCAATTACATGGAGCATAAAAACTAAGAAATATCCAACCAGAACTGACAATTTCCTTTCTCCCTGCTCAAAAAATGAGAGAAGAAAATAGTAATCATCAAGCCTATAAGTGTACATGTGTCTCTTTCATCATTTATACTTGCAGAGGAAAGGGAGTTAAGAGGGAATAAAAATATAGTTTCAGATAAATACAACCGCACTAGTATATCAAAGAATTGTCTCACCTTCAAAACTGTCTGCTTCTTAAGAATATCATTTGACTTGAACATGAAAGCGGTTATGTAAATTGTGACAAAGAATCCTAGATATTCACCAAAAACATAACAATTATTGTAATTGGAATCTGAAGAACAACAAAAGCAAAGCAGGAATGTAAACTAAGAACTTATTTGCAGAGATCTTCTAAAATACACATGTGCAATCATAAAAGATTCCGTAATCAACAGAATAAGAGTACAAATTCATTCTGAGTTTATACATGTAGAACATTTACATTACATTCTTATTTCTTTCGTTTTCTTGTTTACAAGTTTCAGTCTTTAGTTTGATAAAtagtaagtgtgtgtgtgtgtgtgtaatttATAAATATAACAACATTGAAGAGTAAAGAATTAATTAACTAACaacatttaatttttattaatgtAAGTAGAAGATTAAGTAGAAACCAAAGCATTTAAGAGAATTTAACTTAAACAGGCATTAGTTTTTCTCCCTTCAATATAGTATTAAAGTGAATAGCATTCATGTCCCCACTGAACTATAAGCCCAGGTCCACCCCATAAAACCTTGAACATTGGAACCATATTGCTTCAAGGTTTCCATTTTCTCACTACTAATTCCATAAGAATGGTCAATTGTGAAAATATTGTTGCATATCCCCCGCCCCCAATGTCGTCTAGTTCTAAAAATCAGGTATACATCTCCTTTCATCTATCGAGTTCGACTTTATACTGTTATACATTTAAATACACAACAGCTAATATTTACTAGTTTAGCTATAAACAAACAGAAACATCTTCACATTATCAACCATTCGTGAAGCCAATACATTCTTTCCAGCTCTTAAATTAATACAATGATACTTATACTTTAAGATTAATAAACCAAGTAGATCATTACTTGTATAGTCTATAAAGCCATAATTCCAGTAAGCAATAGGGGTTATATAAAACGAAATTCAGCACTAAACTGACTAAACCAAGAATCATTCTTTATTCATGATCAACTAATTTTATAACAAATAATGCATCAAATCTTTTAAAAAAACAATCCCGAAAGCAGCTGTAAATGAGTTATAAAATCAAGAAAGAGCAAAAAACTATTATCGTAAACAACAAAGTTATACCTTGCAAATGCTGTCGAATAAAAACAAGCAACAAGAGAAAAGAAAACGGAATAACCCTTTCAATCAACCTCGCAGCCTGCTGCAAATCATACCGATGCTCATACAACGACGACGACGAACCCGAATCATCCCCACCAGAACCTACATTCTGCTGAACTCCACTAGATTCTCTAATCAACCCCTGATCTTCACCTTCCCCCTCCCCTACCCCAATCTCTCCCAAACCCGCATTTCTCGACACCTCATTAACCCGTAAACCACCATCCCCGCCATCATTATCACTCTGATTCGAGTCATGATCAGCCACAATTTGAATAGAAACCTCAGTAGCACCATCACCCccattgttattattattattaataatttgatttgagaaagtgaaattagggttagggttttgagGAATGGGGAAGTAATGAGAGACTAAAGAAGAAAGAGGGGCTTGTAAAAATTGAAAAGTTGATATAAGTGATGAGTATCTTGTTCTTGAATTATTAG
The sequence above is drawn from the Apium graveolens cultivar Ventura chromosome 2, ASM990537v1, whole genome shotgun sequence genome and encodes:
- the LOC141708706 gene encoding uncharacterized protein LOC141708706 gives rise to the protein MEEEQTPLQSPPIHTHIHTQQPPNSPTQMQENNTNTNNSRTRYSSLISTFQFLQAPLSSLVSHYFPIPQNPNPNFTFSNQIINNNNNNGGDGATEVSIQIVADHDSNQSDNDGGDGGLRVNEVSRNAGLGEIGVGEGEGEDQGLIRESSGVQQNVGSGGDDSGSSSSLYEHRYDLQQAARLIERVIPFSFLLLLVFIRQHLQGFFVTIYITAFMFKSNDILKKQTVLKGERKLSVLVGYFLVFMLHVIGYLWWYWNDDILNPLIMVPPKAIPPFWHAIFAVLVNDTMVRQAAMAFKLILLMYYRNGRAHDFRRQSQLLTLVEYTLLLYRTLLPTPVWYRFFLNKDYGSLFSSLTTGLYLTFKLTSVVEKVRSFFSALKALSRKEMHYGSYATPEQVNDAGDLCAICQEKMHVPVLLRCKHVFCEDCVSEWFERERTCPLCRALVRPADLKSYGDGSTSLFVQLY